One part of the Candidatus Saccharimonadales bacterium genome encodes these proteins:
- a CDS encoding AAA domain-containing protein, with the protein MTKIPVSISQLAKYGLDYVSLISSSASRSRPVKTEQMDADLLSIPDLIFKSEVDSITIDLVTALDKQFDPSIPNEEKSDEQRQAEWRVERDRGILNKIQEIDTKIRTDEYTKRVVLQTGFISFEAKRYLESDFNEEYEIYDAPLFQVPVAAINFKYTPEGVTVIIDLPDNYVEILNGPLKNFLPQQYFDKVFKFIADSEAEEKTMLPLADDFIQELWSVIRVQLDGLDAKSISEAPSFATSIVAITNKTNHFLAEDLKAIAALEDEELLETSLGGWVSDEDMAIEQAVSDDGSTEIFFPFDYDKYQLKVLGITANKAVIVEGPPGTGKSQTISNLLVHLAATGKRVLFASQKDQAIRGVKDKLKTLDVPFLYGYIPDKTSKLYTEDDEKDSAANTLLALNREFQKGKVGDLKEPLALLANRSNIFVENLNNERSIYALLEERRSLSYLDSFHPYEIDSGWYSQCGLLEDTISGLEASVNKYEKTHEKFLRAANKKFENLELDYQATIDSIENIYSYFKENMPERAGWIGGKVNEMKLRNALKEHGRTLLQEIYVEVEKILFSDNTKSARLQLLDSLSDYFVYGSELQAISESRSSLNELLSSKEISPTTYTALKKVISENSKEKVFNDLTRYNEITEQIEEMSLYSANELNREIKDIRKFYRTNITNYVRNRILTRIGEANNSKDVRATLAQVARSLTKSKKANKTFDRLKHNEDNFSAMSKVLPIWMMSLDDVSRIVPLEKNAFDYVIIDEASQCNFAYAFPAMFRAEHTIFFGDTLQMRDDNIMFKSNDQLNAIAKKHKIPEVYQIKAEEDTVKSVMDIAHLNGFMTTTLKYHYRSPKELIGFSNESFYEPIGRKLEAVNDNIVPYKDTGRVLLTHIVKPDDGEETSDKTNFAEIRKIQELVDEIKNDPVLKDKSIAILTFFNEQAELIRNAIKDDDIKVSIIDGIQGDERDIVIYSFVIKDPSDKKRYIALTGEGGEIRKDIAAGRVNVAFSRARLQVHTVTSLAPELWPEGIWIKRYLEYVETSGIVNRRHSKSEQQFDSNFEEKIFSYLAKELDASEYTLETQVESLGFKIDLVVCRNGKKLAIEMDGPSHFEGGDGQVYVKDDWDRQGALETAGWNFYRISYFDWTKDQEVEQKALSEYIQQYFADKSTSSKTTVLKELEKETVAPEEAPKDMYVTDFSDEHVDNVSPVQAAHVTSNVKRTDTAKTTPAKPTFSIGDREVNQEDFERYLSSRQQSYIEIRYQSMRAGSAKYWRTIRLDGYDGTYMYSKQDNAPYPIKYRRDRVIEFR; encoded by the coding sequence ATGACAAAAATACCAGTATCTATTAGCCAATTAGCAAAATACGGACTTGATTACGTAAGCCTGATTTCAAGTAGTGCCTCCAGAAGCCGACCCGTTAAGACTGAGCAGATGGATGCTGATTTACTTTCTATTCCAGACTTGATTTTTAAAAGTGAAGTTGACTCCATAACGATTGATTTAGTCACGGCTCTGGATAAACAGTTTGACCCGAGTATACCGAACGAGGAAAAGAGCGATGAGCAACGACAAGCTGAATGGCGTGTTGAACGGGACAGGGGTATCTTAAATAAGATTCAAGAAATAGACACAAAGATTAGAACCGATGAGTATACGAAACGAGTAGTTTTACAAACTGGCTTTATCTCATTTGAGGCAAAACGTTACCTTGAGTCTGATTTTAATGAAGAGTATGAGATATACGATGCTCCGTTGTTTCAGGTTCCAGTAGCGGCTATAAACTTCAAATATACCCCTGAGGGCGTAACAGTAATTATCGACCTACCCGATAACTATGTAGAGATTCTAAACGGCCCACTAAAGAACTTCTTGCCTCAGCAGTATTTTGATAAAGTGTTCAAGTTTATAGCGGATTCAGAAGCGGAAGAGAAAACCATGCTTCCTCTTGCCGATGATTTTATTCAAGAGTTGTGGTCAGTAATCAGAGTTCAGTTAGATGGATTAGATGCTAAGTCGATATCTGAAGCCCCTAGTTTTGCAACTAGCATTGTCGCCATTACCAATAAGACAAACCACTTTCTTGCCGAAGACCTAAAGGCTATCGCTGCACTAGAAGATGAAGAGTTGCTAGAAACGTCGTTAGGTGGTTGGGTGTCTGATGAAGATATGGCGATTGAACAGGCGGTTTCTGATGATGGCAGTACAGAGATATTCTTTCCGTTTGATTATGACAAGTATCAGCTAAAAGTTTTAGGTATCACTGCAAATAAAGCAGTTATTGTAGAAGGTCCTCCAGGAACTGGAAAATCACAAACAATCTCAAACCTACTCGTGCATCTTGCAGCCACGGGCAAGCGGGTATTATTTGCGAGTCAAAAAGACCAAGCAATACGTGGAGTCAAAGATAAGCTAAAGACATTGGACGTGCCGTTTTTATATGGCTATATTCCAGACAAAACATCCAAGCTATACACAGAAGATGATGAAAAAGACAGTGCGGCAAATACACTCCTAGCTCTTAATAGAGAGTTCCAGAAAGGAAAAGTTGGCGACTTAAAAGAGCCTCTAGCGTTGCTTGCTAACCGTTCGAATATTTTTGTAGAGAACCTGAATAATGAACGTTCTATCTACGCCCTATTAGAAGAACGTAGAAGCTTGAGCTACCTTGACTCTTTTCATCCGTACGAAATTGACAGCGGGTGGTATAGCCAATGTGGTTTATTGGAAGATACCATTAGCGGGCTGGAAGCTAGTGTTAACAAATACGAAAAGACTCACGAGAAGTTTTTAAGGGCAGCAAACAAAAAGTTTGAAAATCTAGAATTGGATTATCAGGCGACTATAGACTCAATTGAAAACATCTACTCATACTTTAAGGAAAATATGCCTGAGCGGGCTGGTTGGATAGGTGGCAAAGTTAATGAAATGAAATTGCGTAATGCCCTGAAAGAACATGGCCGTACCCTTTTGCAAGAGATTTACGTAGAAGTCGAAAAGATACTATTCTCTGATAATACGAAGTCTGCTCGATTGCAGTTACTTGATAGTCTGTCGGATTACTTTGTTTATGGTAGCGAGTTACAAGCAATATCAGAAAGTCGCTCTTCGCTTAACGAATTACTATCGAGTAAAGAAATATCACCGACCACATATACCGCTCTCAAAAAGGTAATCTCTGAGAATAGCAAGGAAAAGGTATTTAACGACCTAACTAGGTATAACGAAATTACCGAACAGATAGAAGAAATGTCTTTGTATTCAGCGAATGAACTTAATCGAGAAATCAAAGATATTCGCAAGTTTTACAGAACCAATATCACAAACTATGTGCGCAATCGTATCCTGACTAGAATTGGTGAAGCGAATAATAGCAAAGATGTACGAGCTACTTTAGCTCAGGTAGCTAGAAGTCTTACAAAGAGCAAGAAAGCTAATAAAACATTCGATAGATTGAAGCACAATGAAGACAACTTCAGCGCCATGTCTAAGGTCTTGCCAATCTGGATGATGAGTCTAGACGATGTTAGTCGTATAGTGCCTCTAGAGAAGAATGCCTTTGATTATGTAATTATCGACGAAGCGTCACAGTGTAATTTTGCCTATGCGTTTCCAGCCATGTTCCGTGCCGAACATACAATTTTCTTTGGCGATACTTTGCAGATGCGTGACGACAACATTATGTTTAAGTCGAACGACCAACTCAATGCCATTGCTAAGAAGCATAAGATACCCGAGGTTTATCAAATTAAGGCCGAGGAAGACACCGTAAAATCTGTAATGGATATTGCTCATCTAAACGGCTTTATGACCACAACGCTCAAGTACCATTACCGTTCACCAAAAGAACTTATAGGGTTCTCGAACGAGTCCTTCTACGAGCCAATCGGTAGGAAGTTAGAGGCAGTGAACGACAATATAGTTCCGTATAAAGATACTGGACGTGTCCTCCTTACTCACATTGTGAAGCCAGATGACGGCGAAGAAACATCTGATAAAACTAACTTCGCCGAGATACGCAAGATTCAAGAACTGGTAGACGAGATTAAGAATGACCCCGTTCTAAAAGATAAGTCCATCGCTATCTTGACCTTCTTTAACGAGCAGGCCGAGCTGATTCGAAACGCTATAAAAGACGACGATATCAAAGTGTCTATTATTGACGGCATTCAAGGTGACGAGCGTGATATCGTAATTTATTCATTTGTTATTAAAGACCCTAGCGATAAAAAGCGTTATATCGCTCTAACTGGTGAAGGCGGCGAGATTCGCAAAGACATTGCTGCTGGTCGTGTTAACGTTGCGTTTAGCCGAGCCAGGTTACAGGTTCATACTGTTACATCATTAGCCCCTGAACTATGGCCAGAGGGTATTTGGATTAAGCGGTATCTGGAGTATGTCGAAACTAGCGGTATAGTTAACCGTCGTCATAGTAAGTCAGAGCAACAGTTTGACTCTAACTTTGAAGAAAAGATATTTAGCTATTTGGCGAAAGAGCTGGATGCTAGTGAGTACACCCTAGAAACTCAAGTTGAGTCTCTCGGATTTAAGATTGATTTAGTAGTTTGTCGTAACGGCAAGAAGCTAGCTATTGAGATGGATGGCCCTTCCCACTTTGAAGGTGGAGATGGCCAGGTATATGTAAAGGATGACTGGGACAGGCAGGGTGCTCTTGAAACAGCTGGATGGAACTTTTACCGTATCTCATACTTTGATTGGACGAAAGACCAAGAAGTTGAGCAAAAAGCACTTAGCGAATACATACAACAGTACTTTGCAGATAAGAGCACCTCGAGCAAAACGACTGTATTGAAAGAGCTTGAAAAAGAAACGGTTGCTCCAGAAGAAGCTCCTAAGGATATGTATGTAACTGACTTTTCAGATGAGCACGTGGATAATGTTAGTCCCGTTCAAGCTGCTCATGTGACTAGTAATGTGAAGCGTACTGACACCGCCAAGACTACACCCGCTAAACCAACATTCTCAATAGGAGACCGTGAGGTTAATCAGGAGGATTTTGAAAGATATCTTAGCAGCCGTCAGCAGAGTTATATTGAGATACGATACCAATCTATGCGTGCTGGGTCGGCGAAATATTGGAGAACAATACGTCTTGATGGTTACGATGGCACGTACATGTATTCCAAGCAGGATAACGCACCTTACCCGATTAAATATCGTCGTGACCGAGTAATAGAGTTCAGATAA
- a CDS encoding non-canonical purine NTP pyrophosphatase, translating to MTNKIYLLSSNQGKIDAANLVFKKYGIEVLPLELDVAEIQAATSQEIARAMAVEAHKLTGKPVIREDHSFYIDELGFPGPFMAYTDKTISVEQLLKIVDTLKCRDAHFELAATYVDESGKAHDFSYTVPVVIGKEIKGTDKLRWERLMMFKGDSKTFAELDKNEHAEVWTNNYKDIAKLIRNNSLLLDGSAIGFPC from the coding sequence ATGACGAACAAAATCTACCTCCTTTCCAGTAATCAAGGCAAAATTGATGCCGCAAACTTGGTTTTTAAAAAATACGGCATCGAGGTTTTGCCTCTTGAACTCGATGTCGCCGAGATTCAAGCGGCAACTAGCCAAGAAATAGCCCGCGCGATGGCAGTAGAAGCGCACAAACTCACTGGTAAACCAGTAATTCGCGAAGATCACAGCTTTTACATTGACGAACTTGGGTTTCCTGGGCCGTTTATGGCCTACACAGACAAAACAATCTCAGTGGAGCAATTACTTAAAATTGTGGATACGCTTAAATGCCGTGACGCACACTTTGAGCTTGCCGCAACTTACGTTGACGAATCTGGCAAGGCTCATGACTTTTCTTACACAGTTCCGGTTGTGATTGGCAAAGAAATTAAGGGCACTGACAAACTTCGCTGGGAGCGTTTGATGATGTTTAAGGGCGATTCCAAAACCTTTGCAGAGCTCGACAAAAACGAGCATGCTGAAGTTTGGACAAATAATTACAAAGATATTGCAAAACTTATAAGAAACAATTCGCTATTATTAGATGGATCAGCGATCGGCTTTCCCTGCTAA
- a CDS encoding NUDIX domain-containing protein: MQELNENLIKEIHDVVLAIEPHDEIEALQKSESLAWINSGENIFRIKKPDIPPKHLVSYFVLVDHEHKSLLLVDHIKAQLWLPSGGHVELNEHPKVTVEREVKEELGIKAVFLKNYDRPFFITATKTVGLTAGHVDVSLWYLLKGSVHDFLNFDKREFNDIEWFSFDEILKSDLIIFDPNMHRFTQKLIKHLA; encoded by the coding sequence ATGCAAGAACTTAACGAAAACCTAATCAAAGAAATTCATGATGTTGTATTGGCGATTGAGCCGCACGACGAGATCGAAGCTTTGCAAAAATCCGAGAGCCTAGCCTGGATTAATTCTGGTGAAAACATTTTTCGTATTAAGAAACCAGACATTCCGCCTAAACATCTGGTTTCTTACTTTGTTTTAGTTGACCATGAGCATAAAAGTTTGTTACTTGTTGATCATATTAAGGCCCAGCTTTGGCTACCTAGCGGTGGTCATGTCGAACTTAACGAGCATCCAAAGGTCACTGTTGAGCGTGAGGTTAAAGAAGAGCTCGGTATAAAGGCTGTGTTTTTAAAAAACTATGATCGGCCATTTTTTATAACCGCTACTAAAACTGTTGGTTTAACGGCCGGCCACGTAGACGTGAGTTTGTGGTATTTGTTAAAAGGGAGTGTGCACGATTTTTTAAATTTCGACAAACGTGAATTTAACGATATCGAATGGTTTAGCTTTGATGAGATCTTAAAATCGGACTTGATAATTTTTGACCCAAATATGCATAGATTTACGCAAAAGCTTATAAAACATTTGGCTTGA
- a CDS encoding MFS transporter, which yields MSKIGKRLGLVLITNVLVLVAAGMLAPIYAVYVEKVGGDILDVGIAAALFALAAGLTSLLAGKYSDKIRHKQILVAICYFLTGVGFLGYIFVQNIWQLFTLQAFIGLVQAGYEPAFDGMYTKYLGNAEQASSKWGLWEAGNYFSIAGGAFLGALIVTWFGFNWLFVGMAALCFISALILVFKKRSLN from the coding sequence ATGAGCAAAATAGGCAAGCGGCTGGGACTGGTTTTAATTACAAACGTCTTAGTGCTTGTTGCGGCCGGTATGCTCGCGCCGATTTATGCGGTTTATGTGGAAAAGGTCGGCGGTGACATTTTAGATGTTGGAATTGCGGCGGCGCTTTTTGCTTTGGCGGCCGGGTTAACTTCACTGCTTGCTGGTAAGTATAGTGACAAGATTCGACACAAACAAATTTTGGTGGCAATTTGTTATTTTTTAACTGGTGTAGGGTTTTTGGGTTATATTTTTGTGCAAAATATTTGGCAACTCTTTACTCTTCAGGCGTTTATCGGGCTGGTACAGGCGGGGTATGAGCCGGCATTTGATGGGATGTACACAAAATATTTAGGCAATGCAGAGCAAGCGAGCTCTAAATGGGGTCTATGGGAAGCGGGAAATTATTTTTCCATAGCTGGCGGTGCGTTTTTGGGTGCACTTATTGTAACTTGGTTTGGGTTTAATTGGTTGTTTGTTGGTATGGCAGCACTTTGTTTTATAAGTGCATTAATTTTGGTTTTTAAAAAACGCAGTTTAAATTGA
- a CDS encoding PIF1 family DEAD/DEAH box helicase — protein MRQNIALGIMLAGHNILLTGQAGSGKTFVLNEFIKRARANGKSVAVTATTGLAATHLSGSTIHAWSGVGIHDELPKSFFDHLPKTRADTIKKADILIIDEISMLHDFRLDLINQIVQKVRKNLEPFGGLQVILCGDFFQLPPVNRGGARGGFVVNSQAWQDLNPTICYLSEQHRQTDNELLDILSAMRAGDLRQKHGRNLLGRIDAPIGTEVTELHTTNEDVDAINHAALLMLPAEERTFPMLITGKANYVDTLKKSCLAQENLILKVGALVMFIKNSPDKRYVNGSIGVVESFEDLTGYPIVKLQNGKTVVASPDTWELRDGDKKRASITQLPLRLAWAITVHKSQGMTLDAARIDLRRAFVEGMGYVALSRVRSLETLSLAGINRMALKVSPEALKIDKMLLQKSADAAEYHANLAVDLSAPVEQTTKSKVSWGEKVAKMRETYENAFKPWTKADDEKLLKMFEQQKSVASISEKLGRQPGSIRARLKKHLGEDVEV, from the coding sequence ATGCGACAAAATATCGCTCTGGGGATTATGCTAGCAGGACACAACATTTTGCTAACCGGCCAAGCTGGTTCTGGCAAGACTTTTGTGTTGAATGAATTTATCAAACGTGCTAGAGCCAACGGAAAATCCGTCGCTGTCACTGCTACAACGGGCTTGGCTGCAACTCACCTGAGCGGCAGCACAATTCACGCCTGGAGTGGAGTAGGAATTCACGACGAGCTCCCAAAGTCGTTTTTTGACCATTTACCAAAAACGCGTGCTGACACAATCAAAAAGGCTGACATTTTAATAATCGATGAAATATCGATGCTTCACGATTTCAGATTAGATTTAATAAACCAGATCGTGCAGAAAGTTCGTAAAAATTTAGAGCCATTTGGCGGCTTACAAGTAATTCTATGTGGTGATTTTTTTCAACTACCGCCAGTTAATCGTGGCGGCGCGCGCGGTGGTTTTGTTGTAAATTCCCAGGCATGGCAAGACCTTAACCCAACAATCTGCTATTTAAGCGAGCAGCATCGCCAGACCGACAACGAACTCTTAGATATTTTAAGTGCTATGCGCGCCGGCGATTTAAGGCAAAAACACGGCAGAAATCTACTTGGCAGGATCGACGCGCCAATTGGCACCGAAGTCACCGAACTTCACACCACCAACGAAGACGTTGATGCCATTAACCATGCGGCACTTTTAATGTTGCCGGCAGAGGAGCGTACATTCCCAATGCTGATCACTGGCAAAGCAAACTACGTAGACACCTTAAAAAAATCCTGCCTTGCACAGGAAAACTTGATTTTAAAAGTCGGCGCGCTAGTAATGTTTATTAAAAACAGTCCAGATAAACGCTACGTCAACGGAAGTATCGGTGTTGTTGAGAGCTTTGAGGATCTAACCGGATACCCAATAGTCAAGCTGCAAAACGGTAAAACTGTTGTCGCTAGTCCAGATACGTGGGAGCTTCGCGATGGCGACAAAAAGCGTGCTAGCATTACACAATTACCACTGCGCTTAGCTTGGGCTATAACAGTCCATAAAAGCCAGGGTATGACGCTTGATGCTGCTCGAATTGATCTGCGACGCGCATTTGTTGAAGGCATGGGCTACGTCGCCTTGAGCCGCGTACGCAGCTTAGAAACCCTAAGTTTAGCAGGTATTAACCGGATGGCCTTAAAAGTTAGCCCCGAGGCGCTAAAAATCGATAAGATGCTGCTACAAAAATCGGCCGATGCCGCCGAATATCACGCCAATCTGGCAGTAGATTTAAGTGCTCCGGTAGAGCAAACTACAAAAAGCAAAGTCAGCTGGGGCGAAAAAGTTGCCAAAATGCGCGAAACTTACGAGAATGCCTTTAAACCATGGACCAAAGCCGATGACGAAAAGCTACTTAAAATGTTCGAGCAGCAAAAAAGTGTGGCAAGCATTTCTGAAAAACTTGGCCGACAACCAGGGTCAATACGCGCACGACTTAAAAAGCATTTGGGTGAGGATGTAGAAGTTTAG
- a CDS encoding F0F1 ATP synthase subunit beta (Produces ATP from ADP in the presence of a proton gradient across the membrane. The beta chain is a regulatory subunit): MKSTVGQITSIKGLVCEVRLVGDKPAPKELLVLSDNPEVVLEISTYPTPHTARCINLTGSNKVTRGATVVAANGTVTIPATKALLGRMLNAFGQPLDGGAPIESDQAINIYANQSSASLTTGKSELLETGIKVIDFFAPFVKGRKIGIIGGAGVGKTVLTMELIHNVANSDKLAMFVGIGERVREGHELYLTLKERKILDKTVMMLGQMHESSAMRALVGYSAAAVAEYLRDSEKRDVLVFIDNIYRYVQAAGELSTSLGAMPSEGGYQATLFSDLRRLQDRLSSNENGSITAVEAIYIPADDLSDPAVQEISQQLDSTIVLSRSVAETGVRPAVDLVRTSSSLLSPDIVGDRHYVLATQVQAVMQKFESLKNIVAIIGQSELSQDERRDYMRAQKIIDFFSQSFFVTEELTGNKGEFFTREQTLKGIEEILV, from the coding sequence ATGAAATCGACAGTTGGTCAAATAACTTCAATCAAGGGCTTAGTGTGTGAAGTTCGACTGGTTGGCGATAAACCTGCGCCAAAAGAACTTTTAGTTTTGTCAGACAACCCTGAGGTAGTCTTAGAAATCTCCACTTACCCTACCCCACACACAGCGCGCTGCATTAACCTGACCGGCAGCAACAAAGTCACTCGCGGCGCCACAGTAGTTGCGGCGAACGGCACGGTTACAATTCCGGCCACAAAAGCTTTACTTGGACGAATGCTAAACGCTTTCGGTCAACCGCTAGATGGTGGAGCTCCGATTGAATCTGATCAGGCTATAAACATTTATGCCAACCAGTCATCCGCATCACTCACCACTGGCAAATCCGAGTTGCTTGAAACCGGCATTAAGGTCATAGACTTTTTTGCCCCATTCGTAAAAGGTCGCAAGATTGGAATTATCGGTGGAGCCGGTGTAGGTAAAACCGTTTTAACAATGGAGCTAATCCATAACGTCGCTAATAGCGATAAGCTAGCAATGTTCGTAGGAATCGGTGAGCGCGTACGCGAGGGCCATGAGCTTTACCTGACCTTAAAAGAACGCAAAATTTTAGATAAAACAGTTATGATGCTTGGGCAAATGCATGAATCATCGGCAATGCGCGCGCTGGTTGGATATTCGGCCGCTGCTGTTGCAGAATATCTGCGCGACAGCGAAAAGCGTGACGTTTTAGTATTTATTGACAATATTTATCGTTACGTTCAAGCGGCCGGTGAACTTTCTACGTCTCTCGGTGCAATGCCGAGCGAAGGCGGCTACCAGGCTACTCTATTCTCGGATTTACGCCGTTTGCAAGATCGCCTAAGCTCCAACGAAAACGGATCAATTACAGCCGTTGAGGCGATCTATATTCCTGCTGACGACCTCAGCGACCCCGCAGTTCAAGAAATATCTCAGCAGTTAGATTCCACAATTGTTTTATCTCGCAGCGTTGCAGAAACTGGTGTGCGCCCTGCAGTTGACTTAGTCCGCACAAGTTCATCCTTACTTTCGCCAGACATCGTTGGCGATCGCCACTACGTACTCGCCACTCAAGTTCAAGCAGTGATGCAAAAATTTGAATCACTCAAAAACATCGTGGCGATTATTGGCCAGAGCGAGCTAAGTCAAGATGAACGTCGTGACTATATGCGAGCGCAAAAAATAATCGACTTTTTTAGCCAATCGTTTTTTGTAACCGAAGAACTAACCGGCAATAAAGGTGAATTTTTTACACGCGAGCAAACTCTAAAAGGCATCGAAGAGATTTTAGTTTAA
- a CDS encoding F0F1 ATP synthase subunit gamma — MRRSINIKQDLETVRTIEDLTEVFESIASLHISKIRDRVVASKDFFAELWQTYSALRIDPKKRLARAHTKKDSVFVAVASQSKLSGQINEQVINELTNNLYKRPNTDVILIGMQPNQALHNAKANVVGAFALPKGDFNFNINDILETLNNYDKISVFYQTYESLRVQKISHIDLVSTVRLLGEDVTEGNETLSSEEYIFEPNVKEIADYMESIMLGVALIQIIMESKLSQYAARFNSMSAAKKRAGELTKQYKSEFYRSKRGESDERLKEMLKVAKRANAL; from the coding sequence ATGAGGCGATCTATAAACATTAAGCAAGATCTTGAGACCGTTCGCACAATTGAGGACCTAACAGAGGTATTCGAAAGTATCGCCAGTTTACACATCTCTAAAATTCGCGACCGCGTAGTTGCCAGCAAGGACTTTTTTGCGGAACTTTGGCAAACATACAGCGCACTTCGAATTGACCCAAAAAAACGGCTAGCTCGCGCTCACACCAAGAAAGATAGCGTGTTCGTGGCCGTGGCGTCACAAAGTAAATTAAGCGGCCAAATCAACGAGCAAGTTATAAACGAGCTTACAAACAACCTATATAAAAGGCCAAATACAGATGTGATTTTAATTGGTATGCAACCAAACCAAGCACTGCATAACGCAAAAGCGAATGTGGTCGGTGCTTTTGCGTTGCCGAAGGGTGATTTTAATTTTAACATTAATGACATTTTGGAAACGCTCAATAATTACGATAAAATATCGGTTTTTTACCAAACTTACGAATCTTTGCGCGTGCAAAAAATCTCTCACATCGATCTCGTTTCAACTGTACGGCTTTTGGGCGAGGACGTAACTGAGGGCAATGAAACTCTGAGCAGCGAGGAGTATATTTTTGAGCCAAATGTTAAAGAAATTGCCGATTACATGGAGTCAATTATGCTTGGCGTGGCGTTAATTCAGATCATAATGGAATCCAAACTTTCGCAGTACGCCGCTCGTTTTAACAGCATGAGCGCCGCAAAAAAACGTGCTGGCGAGTTAACAAAACAATATAAATCAGAATTTTACAGATCTAAACGCGGCGAAAGTGATGAGCGTCTAAAAGAAATGTTAAAAGTTGCTAAAAGGGCCAATGCATTATGA
- a CDS encoding sodium-transporting two-sector ATPase produces MFDNAFFQKLVDKGNTTGQVIGSDRFLVKVKGLNGIGINSQVVFESGQLGMVKSIHEEYVLVLNLESEDTPLGSFVALNSAQISVNVGDGLIGRVINPLGKPLDGKGSIATKSTWPLFRQAPGIIERELLKDQLFSGVIAVDSLFPIVMGQRIAILGDTKTGKSSFLLQVSNNQKGTNNIVVHVLIGKRQVEIDHLLRNLNETGAINHSIVIIANIFDSLAQTYIAPYVGCAIAEFLWNNGRDVIIIYDDISSHAKVYREIGLLCGDNPGRESYPGDMFFAHSTLLERAGKLASNSKTLTALPVVVTPNDDITALLPTNIMSITDGQIIFDLETFKQNVKPAINSGLSVSRVGGRAQNERQKLLSAALFKRLAEYRQAYEFAHFGSELTPEVKQSLQLGSLIQEALRQPISELYSSLEQQLVMQTILMSAGLLKLNVGLLKLQARQAAPNVKTDADFEPICKQLLGQSTMETNV; encoded by the coding sequence ATGTTTGATAATGCTTTCTTTCAAAAACTAGTCGACAAGGGCAATACAACTGGTCAGGTAATTGGCAGTGACAGATTTTTAGTAAAGGTCAAAGGCTTAAACGGCATCGGTATTAATTCGCAGGTAGTTTTTGAATCCGGCCAGTTAGGTATGGTCAAAAGCATTCACGAAGAATACGTTTTGGTTCTAAACCTAGAAAGCGAAGATACACCGCTTGGAAGTTTTGTTGCTTTAAATAGTGCGCAAATCTCGGTTAACGTAGGTGATGGCTTGATTGGAAGAGTTATTAATCCGCTTGGTAAACCGCTCGATGGTAAGGGTTCGATTGCGACAAAATCTACTTGGCCACTTTTTAGGCAAGCGCCAGGGATTATTGAGCGCGAGCTTTTAAAAGATCAGCTTTTTTCAGGGGTAATCGCTGTTGATTCCTTGTTCCCCATTGTTATGGGCCAGCGCATTGCAATTTTAGGCGACACGAAAACCGGCAAAAGCAGTTTTTTGCTTCAGGTTAGCAATAATCAAAAAGGAACAAACAATATCGTTGTTCATGTTTTGATAGGCAAACGCCAAGTTGAGATCGACCACCTACTGCGAAACTTAAATGAAACCGGGGCGATCAACCATAGTATCGTAATTATCGCCAATATTTTTGACTCGCTTGCGCAAACCTACATTGCACCTTACGTAGGCTGTGCCATAGCCGAATTTTTATGGAACAACGGTCGCGACGTGATAATTATTTATGACGACATTAGTTCGCATGCCAAAGTTTATCGTGAAATAGGACTTTTGTGCGGCGATAACCCGGGCCGTGAAAGTTACCCGGGGGACATGTTTTTTGCTCACTCCACGCTGCTCGAGCGCGCCGGCAAGCTTGCGAGCAATAGCAAAACCCTAACTGCCCTACCGGTTGTAGTTACGCCGAACGACGACATTACAGCGCTCTTGCCTACCAACATTATGTCAATCACCGACGGTCAGATCATTTTTGACCTTGAAACTTTTAAGCAAAACGTAAAACCGGCTATAAACTCAGGACTTTCGGTTTCGCGCGTAGGTGGTCGGGCACAAAATGAGCGTCAAAAATTGCTTTCTGCCGCACTATTTAAGCGCTTAGCTGAGTATCGGCAGGCGTACGAATTTGCGCACTTTGGATCTGAACTCACGCCCGAAGTTAAACAATCACTCCAACTTGGTTCGTTGATTCAAGAAGCTCTGCGTCAGCCCATCAGCGAGCTCTATAGTTCACTCGAACAGCAACTTGTAATGCAAACTATTTTAATGAGTGCGGGGCTACTAAAACTTAATGTCGGATTACTTAAACTGCAAGCTCGCCAAGCTGCGCCGAACGTAAAAACTGATGCCGATTTTGAACCAATCTGCAAACAACTACTTGGTCAATCGACAATGGAGACAAACGTATGA